TTTTGAAGCAAATAGTTCTCTCTTActataaaattttcaaatattttatatttaatttttaatatgtgACGTAGACTGTAAGTTATAAATATACATATTAGGGGTGTACAACGGAAACCGACGAACCGCTTCAAACCGATAATCCGAGttaaaccgagaaaaaaaaaatccgattatggtttgatttgatttgatttggtgttagaaaaaaatccgaccatgtcacgacccggatttttcaccctcgagagtcgtgatggcgcctactagtgaaagctaggcaagccgaccatttgcacaaattacctttttctcattttaattccttaacaagtgGGAAACAACGGTTATAAGTAGCGGAAATTTAAAACAAGCGGAAGAAAATGATAAAACCATTTGAATATATATCCAGTACAACATCTTAAACAAAGTCTACCTAAAACTGGTGTTACAACTCCACAGACggtctagaatttactacaaacaaggtctgaaaGATAGctaatacactgtttctgaaataagtatatgaaacaggatgaagggatagagggagacgccaggtcctgcggacacctgcaggactacctcggaatctccaactggactgaaggcaaccacccaagctaaggtccgAATGTTGTTGCTccgagatctgcacacagtggAAAGTATAGTATCACCACAatcgacctcatgtgctggtaagtgcctagcctaaccttggcgaagtagtgacgaggctaagaccagactaccaaataaacatgtgcagttatatcatacacagcggaaaataaaacaggaatatacaattaaggatgggagggggatATGctaccggggggggggggggtcatctACCAACAATAACTCAGGAGAAAagcagaaagaataaagaaaaccGTAACCAATCAATAaccacttttatcatttattgttgcggcgcgcaacccgacccAAATCATAtaaacactgttgcggcgtgcaacccgatccatatcatttatcactgttgcggcgtgcaacccgatccaaatataatattgttgcaggatgcagcccgatccaaatataatattgttgcgcgtgcaacccgatccaaatataatattgttgcgacgtgcaacccaatccaaatataatattgttgcggcgtacaaccctaTAACCGACAATATAAGTAAAttcgtcccggcaagggagtcagCTATAGCcgaacttgttccaacatttaacttcacaaaagaaacctcaactagcaccaatactcaaccataagcaacttccacgagaataatcataattcttgcccaacacagaaaatcaacaacttaggcattcgtagtacttattaagaacacaacgatttcaatttaagactcacagacatgcttgacaccagcgtatagatactcgtcaccatgtctatacgtcgtactccacaaataacacatagcaaataggacacaactcctaattcctcaaactaaggttagaccaaacacttacctcgatgccagaacacaattcaagtctcaactatcgctttacctcttgattccaccaccaattcgctcgtatctatccacaagttacttaattacatcaataaatgccaaatgaatcaattctaatgcatgaagataagttttctaaagtttctcccaaaaaatcaaaaatcgcccccaggcccacatggtcaaaacccgaggttcgaaccaaaacccgattacccattcccccatgaacccaaatatatgatttcttttgaaatcggacctcaaatcgaggtccaaatccccaaaattcgaaaaacctaggttctacccaaaacacccaatttccccatgaaaattattgattttgagttgaaatcatgtgaagagatgttaaagattgaagaaaactagttaaaaacgacttacaatcgatttggaagaaaagttgtctttgaaaaatcacccaagaatgttttggttttgaaagagtgtgaaaaatgataGATTTTCGGTTAAGTTATAAAATTGTAGGTTGCAGGTGTTGCAATTGCGACCAGAGTTCCAATAATTCTATACTTCTATTGCTCTATAATATCTTATCTAAAATCAACAATATCTCAAGAAAGACTAAATGAGTTGGCTATAATATTAATTGAGAAGGAATTATTAGAAAAAATAGATTATAAAAAGAATATTAACAACTTTATATCTCAAAAGctagaaaaatagacttcaaataaaaatatatcttataattttcttttaaaaatttacgTCTCATATTAAATTTTGGTTTTAGGCTCCGCATGTACTTGAGTCACCCCTGACCACACAATATGAATTACTCCTCAATATCCatcttttatgtttttcttttcaacaTAGTTAACAAGGAAAACGAAAATAACTAACCTCTATTGGGATTCGAACTCGTGATACTATAGTTCAAATTACTCTTTATAGAGGCATCTATATAGCTCGCTTCCCATCATGCGAATTTCAAATGAAACACAACAAACCAATACCTCAAATCTAAATTACAAGCATATTCAAACTCGTGATACTATAGTCCAGATCACATCACCGTCATAGACGCATCCATAAATTCGCTTCCCACCATGAGAACTTCAAGGGAAAGGAAACAAAGAGGTACTTAGATCTAATTACAAGCATATTCAAACCCATCATAATGTTGCAGAGGCATCTATAAAGTTCGCTGCCCATCACACGAATTTCAAAGGAAACAAAACATAGAGGTaatttagatttatttacaaTGCATAAACTACTAGCAGAGCAATTAACACGAACACATACGAGATGCCAGATACAAATGTAGAATTCTGCTGCATTTAGTTCGTGATTCCAGTTATGTTTGCTGAAATTACGCCTTCTTCTTCTGTTGTCGATGATCAGGAACCAACAAATTGTCGAGATAACGAGTGCCCATAAATTCTTTCATCATAAAGACTCTTAGGACATCTTCAGGTGTTTGATGTGCAAATGAATCAGCCTCAACTCTATTTTCAGAACCTAACTTCAGCTCCCTGCTTTCCAGCATCTCTGACCTATCTAGCAATGCCAGAGCATCACTACGAACGGTGGTATTCGTACTTGAATTAGTACCAATGTTTTCCTTGATACATGACTTGTCTTGTTTCTTTTGACACTCAGTTTCCATTTCACGAACTGTGTCGGAGTAAATTTTGGCAACTGCCTTCCCACCTGCACATGAGAAAATAGCTTGGACATTATACAAATTTCACCATGAGTTTTATGTAACAATTCAACACGttttcatttttcccaatttcactTTAGAGTTTGCTAGTACTTTATTTTCAAGTGCTTGCAATCTATGTTGAGCAGACTCTCCAAAATGTTGTTGCACCCGTATCGAATCATTAAAAATGCACTAATTTTGTAGGATCTGACACACACCCGGCAATATTTTTGGAAAGTCTGAGCATCGTAGCATGCAATTATCTGATCAATTAGATTGCTTAATTGAACTGCTAACGCAACTCATGGTGGCTATACTTGCATACTCAAGCTCAAGATCTTTAATCATGGCTAACACACCCAGCAATTATCTCTTTTTTGAAATATCTAAATTCGAATCCAAGTTAAATCTACAAACAAACACTATTTACCACATGCCCGTGTTCAAGTCAGTTTGCGCGCCTAGACTATTCCACTGCATTCCTGCTACTTTTTTTCTATACATATACCATTTTCCCTCATTTTATCCTTATCTATTTATTTGGAAGTAAATAATTTTTTGCTtgtaaaattttcaaatattttctatTTAATTATAAAACTGTCACTGAGACtagttcttttctttttaattttatgtGGAGGAGCATGAACTATTTTCACTTAGAATTTTACATGGAGTAAAAAATCTAATAATTCTGATAATCAAAATAATCAGTCTTAAGAGGGAAAAATAAGCAAGAAAAATTGTTACCCATGGTGATTTGGAAAAAATATTACCCACAACATTTTCACATCAGTCCACATTAATCTATATCTAAATTCATTATAAACATAGAGTGCATGCACCTTTTTCTATGATTTGGGGGGGCGGGGGTGGAAAAGGTCTAAATGAATAAGGGAGCAAACCAGGAATGAAGATGTTGGCTGCTTCTTTGACGGCAAAAACGGAAGCATTTTGGATGAATTTTGTGCTGAAACTAACGATCTTAGCCCGACCTTCATCATCGGGTATGTACTGATCCAGCTTCTGTATGCCGTTAACTCTAATGACGTCGTCGATCTTTCTAACGGCAGCTGCACTGTAATAATAGGTAGTATTATACACCTTCTTCACCGGATCCGGTGTGTATCCTTTCACCGTTTCTTTGCCGGAATTAATGAAATCCCAGATTCTCATTTTTCCTCCTTGCTACTTACCTCGGAAACTAGGGAAGATTAGAAAAATGGTAATGGTAGTACTACACTGGAAAGGGGAGCCAACTTTTGTGCTTTTTAGCAGGGGGCTTTAAGTCATTGTCTCTTATAGGATAGGTCGGGTTGATTCGGATTTTGCAATTATGAAACGAAATCAATTGTGTTggattattaaatataaaaatcaaaccaaaccaataaaattcgaatttttcaatctcgatttttttCGGGTTTTCGAGTTATTCGGATTTTTTCGGGTATACTCTTTGTAGCACAAAATATATCATTTGTGCTTAAAATATTTcgttaatcctagtaagatacaactatataaggtattttccaagaaaacaatacaaagtatgagatatgtcatggcattatcctaaaatattcaataacaaagacaatacaattatgtaatataaatattgctaattaaaaatccataataaaaataaacataatctaaaagtattaagtcatgctaaaataagtagactaataagggagtattaattacatgactaaatgcttaagaaaaaataaaaatagattatgtatttttatctaaattattgcaaaataaaaaaataaatattcaatacattatggttcgtagtattgaattgatttttgtcacggcccgaatttcccaccctcgggagtcgtgatggcgcctactaatgggagctaggtaAGCCAAAACTTAATTACTTGCTAcactttcatttttgcttctttttaacaaacacaagtcgataatatgataaaGGCGGATTttaataaataagcggaagttaacaattatatatcttaaggctacgtctattacaacctTTAAAACCTCCAATACCCAAAAcatggtgtcacagtgtcacagactatctaacagttactacatacaaggtctgaagaaatacaatacactgtttctgaacaaaaggaaatgaaacaggaaatagagatagagggagacgccagggcctgcggacgcctgcaggtctaccttgggtctacGGATGGACTGAAGGAAACACTACAACTACTATCCGAAAGCTGCTCTTGGATCTGTACACAGTGCAaaatgtagtatcagcacaaccgaccccatgtgctggtaagtgtctagcctaacctcggtgaagtagtgacgaggcttggaccatactaccaaataaacatcTACAGTTCAAATGTATATATagtggaaaagaaatacagaaaataaccagtcaatgtgggaggggaaGACATGATGTGGGGAGATAACAGTTCCGAATAAaaagcatcaagtaaggaaagaaaccacataactcgaatatcaacaaagaatcagaaatcaacaatttgcacggcatcacccttcgtgcttttactctcatcctttccaaagtaattttataataaaagtgtgcacggtatcacccttcgtgcttttactttcgtcctcaccaaatcaatcatataataaagatgtgccacccttcatgcttttactctctttcctcaccatataatcaatgaaaatcggtatggaatggtacatcg
Above is a window of Nicotiana tabacum cultivar K326 chromosome 8, ASM71507v2, whole genome shotgun sequence DNA encoding:
- the LOC142162596 gene encoding uncharacterized protein LOC142162596 gives rise to the protein MRIWDFINSGKETVKGYTPDPVKKVYNTTYYYSAAAVRKIDDVIRVNGIQKLDQYIPDDEGRAKIVSFSTKFIQNASVFAVKEAANIFIPGGKAVAKIYSDTVREMETECQKKQDKSCIKENIGTNSSTNTTVRSDALALLDRSEMLESRELKLGSENRVEADSFAHQTPEDVLRVFMMKEFMGTRYLDNLLVPDHRQQKKKA